In Acidobacteriota bacterium, one genomic interval encodes:
- a CDS encoding DUF87 domain-containing protein gives MATTTPSQPIRLLILILYLAALFFASKVALGSWLPPSTEKGLWFYSGIAALLLGNLLVTPFYHKPADAISYAVAAGIGLLAVNLPSQHQYTSFDRSLWLTATCYIGVVLVASVLSIALKDSSRSSLKKSSESLRLVADAIGGPKAVFSAVFLFALVTFHRDVPREYLIIGLAWAVIVTIQPLEALSILLKRLWRLWRNGPAAQEVGEVVGHQIPSVVLIRQQIDSSVVFGDLVVVRGDSGEPGLAMILDQVGFAEGAWIRAFHLPIPAPVRDLIQRSSSVSDESKGLATQIDLADSSRRQITDGAWTGKDRLVGLVTQDTDISRLRVELVRTDLDLEEGRLVEVNIGPNKVLYQIINGLTREEIVQQKNKRGYVRGEAKKIGRWRDELRRFEAVRWIPQPNAPVFLVEPESPDADRSAIGHFPGTSYPVSVDVHSLVTHNAAILGILGAGKSFLALELVERMIDAGVKVICLDLTNQYAKELSPYYDADARRPAIEKLQAIGAAGKTLVNQNVEEGGSINTFSLAVRTVLKGFLKENEACRLLMFNPTEFEVWRQDSRPFKDNASMASLTPTEITRIFAESALEVLQAQGMTDVAKCCLVLEEAHSLIPEWNSVASEGDKVATNGTAKAILQGRKYGLGCLVVTQRTANVTKSILNQCNTVFALRVFDATGMDFLKNYVGEEYAGVLSTLEDRHAVAFGRASSCSNPVLIRLNDRKDFLSVFRGKGAANADGVRAESDPGNVPSVSVDITEGVKEGSQTEEAET, from the coding sequence TTGGCAACTACTACGCCGAGCCAACCCATTCGACTGCTGATTTTGATTCTCTATCTGGCCGCTTTGTTCTTTGCATCAAAGGTGGCTCTTGGTTCTTGGCTGCCACCGTCTACGGAGAAAGGCTTATGGTTCTACTCAGGGATCGCAGCACTGTTGCTTGGCAACCTCTTAGTGACGCCTTTCTACCATAAGCCAGCAGATGCCATATCGTACGCAGTAGCTGCGGGCATAGGTTTGTTAGCAGTCAACCTCCCGTCCCAGCACCAGTACACCAGCTTTGATCGATCTCTATGGTTAACCGCGACTTGCTACATTGGTGTGGTACTCGTCGCGAGCGTGCTCTCGATAGCACTCAAAGACTCTTCGCGCAGTTCACTAAAGAAGTCGTCAGAGTCGCTGAGGCTGGTGGCGGACGCAATAGGCGGCCCGAAGGCCGTCTTCTCGGCGGTCTTCCTTTTTGCCCTAGTCACATTTCACCGAGACGTGCCCCGCGAGTACCTCATCATCGGTTTAGCTTGGGCGGTAATCGTCACGATCCAGCCCTTGGAAGCGCTTAGCATTCTCCTCAAGCGACTGTGGAGATTGTGGAGAAACGGACCTGCTGCCCAAGAGGTTGGTGAGGTTGTCGGACATCAAATCCCGAGTGTCGTCCTAATTCGTCAGCAAATCGATAGCTCGGTCGTCTTCGGGGACCTTGTAGTCGTACGTGGCGATTCTGGCGAGCCGGGCTTGGCTATGATACTCGACCAAGTTGGGTTTGCTGAAGGCGCGTGGATTAGGGCCTTCCATCTCCCTATACCCGCGCCTGTACGAGACCTCATCCAACGATCTAGCTCAGTCAGCGATGAATCAAAAGGCCTGGCTACGCAAATTGACCTAGCCGACTCTTCAAGACGCCAAATTACTGATGGGGCCTGGACTGGCAAGGATCGGTTGGTTGGACTTGTCACGCAGGATACGGATATCTCGCGTCTCAGAGTGGAGCTTGTACGTACAGACCTCGATCTCGAAGAGGGCCGTCTTGTCGAAGTGAACATCGGCCCTAATAAGGTGCTCTATCAAATCATCAATGGTTTAACAAGGGAGGAAATCGTTCAGCAGAAGAACAAGAGGGGATACGTACGTGGCGAGGCTAAGAAGATAGGTCGCTGGCGTGATGAACTGCGGCGCTTTGAAGCTGTCAGATGGATCCCACAACCGAATGCGCCAGTGTTCCTTGTTGAGCCAGAGTCACCGGACGCCGACAGGTCAGCGATCGGCCATTTCCCCGGAACCTCCTATCCAGTTAGTGTTGATGTGCACTCGCTCGTCACGCACAATGCTGCCATCTTAGGCATTCTCGGCGCCGGTAAATCATTCCTCGCTCTGGAATTGGTAGAGCGAATGATTGACGCTGGAGTGAAGGTAATCTGTCTTGATCTGACGAACCAATACGCCAAAGAGCTGAGTCCTTATTATGATGCTGATGCAAGGCGACCGGCAATCGAGAAGCTTCAGGCGATTGGTGCCGCAGGAAAAACGTTGGTGAACCAAAATGTAGAGGAGGGTGGAAGCATCAATACTTTCTCACTCGCAGTAAGGACTGTTCTGAAGGGATTCCTCAAAGAGAATGAGGCATGTAGACTACTTATGTTCAACCCAACGGAGTTCGAGGTATGGCGCCAGGACAGCAGACCCTTCAAAGATAACGCTTCAATGGCATCGTTGACGCCGACCGAAATCACCCGGATCTTTGCCGAATCCGCTCTTGAGGTGTTACAAGCGCAAGGGATGACTGACGTGGCGAAATGCTGCCTTGTTCTTGAAGAAGCGCATTCTCTGATTCCAGAGTGGAACTCAGTTGCGAGCGAGGGAGATAAGGTTGCAACAAACGGAACGGCAAAAGCCATTTTGCAAGGCCGTAAGTATGGCCTTGGCTGCCTTGTCGTAACACAAAGAACCGCGAACGTAACCAAATCAATCCTGAACCAGTGCAACACGGTTTTTGCCCTTCGAGTGTTCGATGCTACAGGAATGGACTTCCTGAAGAACTACGTAGGTGAGGAATACGCAGGCGTTCTATCAACGCTAGAGGATAGACACGCAGTGGCTTTCGGACGTGCTTCCTCTTGCAGCAACCCTGTGCTAATACGCTTAAATGACCGCAAAGACTTCCTAAGCGTGTTCCGAGGAAAGGGAGCAGCTAATGCGGACGGAGTGCGCGCCGAAAGCGATCCCGGAAACGTTCCCAGTGTAAGTGTTGACATCACGGAAGGCGTCAAAGAAGGTTCGCAGACTGAAGAGGCGGAGACATAG
- a CDS encoding Swt1 family HEPN domain-containing protein, translated as MAITNHDRVGKALELLNSGLMPFFERELTAALGDDWQQQLRSRLDDRLFGTSRQEKILDWDTQRILSVMWNEWNSVFNKTLGQAERTLVSELREVRNKWAHQQTFSSDDAYRSLDSAGRLLTAVSASQADEIEKMKTELLRLRFDEQVRGEKRKSAGTAIESAAVGGLKPWREVVTPHKDVASGQYQQAEFAADLWQVHLGQGTDEYKNPVEFFRRTYLTESLKGMLVGAVRRLAGKGGDPVVQLQTNFGGGKTHSMLALYHLFSGIAPAELAGIDVVMQQAEAKSLPTVRRVVLVGNKISAGSPSKKPDGTVVRTLWGELAYQLGGKKAFARIKADDEKATSPGDVLRELFVEYGPCMILIDEWVAYARQLHDQSDLPAGGFETQFTFAQVLTESAKLAKNCLLVISLPASDTGGSPHTQADDVEVGGQRGREALDRLRNVVGRVESSWRPASAEEGFEIVRRRLFEPMSEPAQFKDRDVVARGFADFYRTQQAEFPPECRDSDYEKRIKAAYPIHPEIFDRLYNDWSTLVKFQRTRGVLRLMAAVIHSLWEKGDKNPLILPANISIDDPRVQFELTRYLSDNWVPVIEKDVDGPSSLPLRLDSEVPNLGKFSACRRVARAIYMGSAPLTQAAHRGLEDRRVKLGCVMPGESPAVFGDALRRLAAAATYLYQDGPRYWYSTQPTVTKLAEDRADQLKRDPDKVVHELDERLRADLRRTGDFSRIHPMPQSGQDVPDDLDARLVVLGTDHPYTKEPASAAEAAAKAILEARGNTPRLYRNTLVFLAVDKTRLQDLDEAARRYLAWESVLAEKEQLNLDPQQVKQAETQKASADGAVTARIPEAYQWLLVPVQTSPQAVVEWQSFRLSGQDALAVRASKKLKSDEMLITGFAPSRLRMELNGVPLWRGKHVGIKQLIEDFASYLYLPRLKGPMVLLESIRSGVSLLTWQQDGFAYADSYDEEAGRYRGLRGGQHVSISDDQVSGLLVRFDVAQKQQEAEIQPAPGAAVVTGGDAGPGKASGPTGGDSATEKGGTTTPEPAPRPRRFHGTVTLEPTRVGRDASRIADEVIAHLAGLVGANVAVTLEIEAAIPGGAPENVVRTVTENSRTLKFTSHGFESE; from the coding sequence ATGGCGATCACCAACCACGACCGCGTCGGCAAGGCGCTTGAATTGCTAAACAGCGGACTGATGCCGTTCTTCGAGCGCGAGCTAACAGCGGCTCTCGGCGATGACTGGCAGCAGCAGCTCAGGTCTCGGCTTGACGACAGGCTGTTCGGAACCAGCCGCCAGGAAAAGATACTGGACTGGGATACGCAGCGAATCCTATCGGTGATGTGGAACGAGTGGAACAGCGTGTTCAACAAGACACTTGGGCAAGCTGAGCGCACGTTGGTCAGCGAGCTCCGAGAAGTCCGCAACAAGTGGGCGCACCAACAGACTTTTTCAAGTGATGACGCTTACCGCTCCCTCGATTCGGCGGGGAGGTTGCTGACGGCGGTTTCTGCATCTCAGGCCGATGAGATCGAGAAGATGAAGACGGAGCTGCTGCGCCTGCGGTTTGACGAGCAGGTGCGCGGCGAAAAGCGCAAGAGCGCCGGCACGGCCATCGAGAGCGCGGCGGTAGGCGGCCTCAAACCGTGGCGCGAGGTGGTGACACCGCACAAGGATGTGGCAAGCGGCCAATATCAGCAGGCCGAGTTCGCCGCCGATCTGTGGCAGGTGCATCTCGGCCAGGGGACGGACGAGTACAAGAACCCCGTCGAGTTCTTCCGACGCACCTATCTCACCGAGAGCCTCAAGGGGATGCTGGTCGGCGCAGTGCGGCGGCTCGCCGGGAAGGGCGGCGATCCGGTGGTGCAGCTCCAGACCAACTTCGGTGGCGGTAAGACGCACTCAATGCTGGCGCTCTATCACCTGTTCTCCGGCATCGCGCCCGCGGAGCTAGCAGGCATCGACGTAGTGATGCAGCAAGCGGAAGCTAAGTCACTGCCTACCGTTCGTCGTGTGGTGCTGGTCGGGAACAAGATCTCGGCTGGCAGCCCATCTAAGAAACCTGACGGCACGGTCGTGCGAACGCTTTGGGGAGAACTCGCCTACCAGCTCGGCGGCAAGAAGGCGTTTGCCCGGATCAAGGCTGACGACGAGAAGGCTACGAGCCCCGGCGACGTGCTACGCGAACTCTTCGTGGAATACGGCCCGTGCATGATTCTGATCGACGAGTGGGTTGCTTACGCGCGGCAGCTCCACGACCAGAGCGACTTGCCAGCGGGCGGCTTCGAGACGCAGTTCACCTTCGCGCAGGTACTGACCGAGTCGGCGAAGCTCGCAAAGAACTGTCTGTTGGTGATCAGTCTTCCGGCCTCGGATACTGGCGGCTCGCCGCACACACAAGCCGATGATGTGGAGGTGGGCGGCCAACGGGGTCGTGAGGCGCTTGATCGTCTGCGCAATGTGGTAGGCCGAGTCGAGTCCTCGTGGCGACCGGCCAGCGCCGAAGAGGGCTTCGAGATCGTGCGGCGGCGACTGTTTGAGCCGATGTCCGAGCCTGCCCAGTTCAAGGACCGGGACGTGGTGGCGCGCGGATTTGCCGATTTCTACCGGACGCAACAGGCAGAGTTCCCGCCCGAATGTCGGGATTCTGACTACGAGAAAAGAATAAAGGCTGCGTATCCAATCCACCCGGAAATTTTCGATAGGCTCTACAACGACTGGTCGACGCTGGTGAAGTTTCAGCGCACTCGCGGCGTGTTGCGATTGATGGCTGCAGTTATCCATAGCCTTTGGGAAAAGGGAGACAAGAACCCGCTCATCCTGCCGGCGAACATCTCGATTGACGACCCGCGAGTGCAGTTTGAGCTGACGCGCTACCTCTCAGACAACTGGGTGCCGGTGATCGAGAAGGACGTGGACGGTCCGAGCTCGCTCCCACTGAGGCTCGACAGCGAGGTGCCCAACCTTGGCAAGTTCTCGGCGTGCCGGCGCGTGGCGCGTGCAATCTACATGGGTTCTGCGCCCCTCACCCAAGCGGCCCATCGAGGACTTGAAGATCGACGGGTCAAGCTCGGTTGCGTGATGCCGGGCGAGTCACCGGCCGTCTTTGGGGATGCGCTGCGGCGGTTGGCCGCAGCAGCGACTTATCTCTACCAGGACGGTCCACGCTACTGGTACTCGACACAGCCAACTGTGACCAAGCTGGCGGAGGACCGTGCCGATCAACTCAAGCGTGATCCCGACAAGGTCGTGCACGAGCTGGACGAACGCCTGCGCGCCGACCTGCGCCGGACGGGTGACTTCAGCCGCATCCATCCAATGCCACAGTCTGGCCAAGACGTGCCAGACGATCTCGACGCGCGGCTGGTCGTGCTCGGCACCGACCATCCCTACACCAAGGAGCCAGCGAGCGCAGCGGAGGCCGCCGCGAAGGCGATCCTCGAAGCGCGTGGCAACACGCCTCGCCTCTACCGCAACACGCTCGTCTTTCTCGCCGTTGACAAGACTCGGCTGCAGGACCTCGACGAGGCCGCGCGACGTTACCTCGCGTGGGAGTCAGTGCTGGCCGAGAAGGAGCAACTCAATCTCGACCCGCAACAAGTGAAGCAAGCTGAGACGCAGAAGGCATCCGCCGATGGCGCGGTTACGGCGCGCATCCCAGAAGCGTACCAATGGCTGCTAGTGCCAGTGCAGACCTCGCCGCAGGCTGTGGTGGAGTGGCAGAGCTTCAGGCTCTCTGGTCAGGACGCCCTCGCGGTTCGTGCCAGCAAGAAGCTGAAGAGCGATGAGATGCTTATCACTGGTTTCGCGCCCTCGCGGCTGAGGATGGAGTTGAATGGCGTGCCGCTCTGGCGCGGTAAGCACGTCGGAATTAAACAGCTCATCGAGGACTTCGCGAGCTATCTATACCTGCCTCGACTCAAAGGGCCAATGGTGTTGCTCGAATCAATCCGTAGCGGCGTCTCGCTGCTGACCTGGCAGCAGGACGGGTTTGCGTACGCTGACAGCTACGACGAAGAGGCCGGGCGCTATCGCGGATTGCGCGGGGGACAGCACGTCAGCATTTCGGATGACCAAGTGTCGGGGCTGCTGGTGCGATTTGACGTTGCCCAGAAGCAACAGGAAGCCGAGATTCAACCCGCTCCGGGCGCTGCGGTTGTGACGGGTGGAGACGCTGGGCCTGGCAAGGCAAGCGGGCCAACTGGCGGCGATTCGGCAACCGAAAAGGGGGGCACCACGACGCCCGAACCCGCGCCCAGACCAAGGCGTTTTCACGGGACGGTTACCCTCGAACCCACCCGCGTGGGCCGCGACGCGAGCCGTATCGCCGACGAGGTTATTGCTCATCTGGCTGGCTTGGTCGGAGCCAACGTCGCGGTGACTCTTGAGATCGAAGCGGCGATCCCCGGCGGCGCGCCCGAGAACGTCGTAAGAACGGTCACTGAGAACAGCCGGACGCTCAAGTTCACGAGTCACGGCTTCGAGAGTGAGTGA
- a CDS encoding DUF1156 domain-containing protein — translation MKKKLIEVALPLDAINKASAREKSIRHGHPSTLHLWWARRPLATARAVIFAQMVDDPSAHPDLFPTEKKQEKERQRLFRIIEDLVLWENTTNEKVLQQARDEIWQSWRYTCAENVDHPRAKELFDRHKLPAFHDPFAGGGSLPLEAQRLGLEAYASDLNPVAVLINKAMIEIPPKFAGKPPVNPDAQKQKEQMDKSWRGAQGLAEDVRYYGKWMRDEAEKRIGHLYPKVEITAAMAKERPDLKKYVGKKLTVIAWLWARTVKSPNPAFANVDVPLASTFMLSTKAGKEAYVEPVIEGGGYRFTVKVGKPKDAETAKNGTRISQGSFRCLISSVPIRYEYIDDEANAGRIGERLMAIVAEGERGRIYVSPTTEMEVIARAARPTWKPDAPSRGTWASNAQGRRYGFRTFGDYFTPRQLVALTTFSDLAQNARELVKQHALATGLPDDGIALASGGTGAAAYADAIATYLGITLDKAADYNSTICRWISAGETLRNTFGRQALPMTWDYCETNTLGSATGSIDSGIGQVAKALEVIVPGSDGEASQCDAQSVSVSNRVVSTDPPYYDNIGYADLSDFFYVWLRRALKPVFPELFTTLAVPKAEELVATPYRHASKEEAEAFFLDGMTRAMHRLAEQAHSAFPVTIYYAFKQTESDEIDGTASTGWDTFLEAVIDAGFAITGTWPMRTERGARSTGTNTLASSIVLVCRRRAMNAPTATRREFVSALKVELPVALAHVQRSNIAPVDLAQAAIGPGMAVYTRYAQVLDAEGKRLKVRDALALINQTLDEALAEQEGDFDADSRWALAWFEQSGFVEGEYGVAETLSKAKNTSVAGMENAGILASSRGKVRLLKPSELPADWDPTTDARLTAWEMVHHLIRSLEAGGEGAAGTLVGKLGRKAEIARELAYRLYTLCERKKRAAEALAYNGLVQSWPEITRLAREGSKPRESQAELFDGNEE, via the coding sequence ATGAAGAAGAAACTCATCGAAGTGGCATTGCCGCTCGACGCGATCAATAAGGCTTCGGCGCGGGAGAAGTCGATTCGTCACGGGCATCCGAGCACGCTGCATCTGTGGTGGGCGCGGCGGCCGCTGGCGACGGCAAGGGCTGTGATCTTCGCGCAGATGGTGGACGACCCGTCGGCGCATCCGGATCTGTTTCCGACTGAGAAGAAGCAGGAGAAGGAGCGGCAGCGGTTGTTCCGAATCATCGAGGACCTCGTGTTGTGGGAGAACACCACCAACGAGAAGGTGCTCCAGCAGGCGCGAGACGAAATCTGGCAGAGCTGGCGTTACACGTGCGCCGAGAACGTTGACCATCCACGCGCCAAGGAACTATTCGACCGTCACAAGCTGCCTGCGTTCCACGATCCGTTCGCGGGCGGCGGATCGTTGCCGTTGGAAGCGCAGCGGCTCGGGCTGGAGGCGTATGCGAGCGACCTCAATCCGGTGGCTGTGCTCATCAACAAGGCGATGATCGAGATCCCGCCGAAGTTCGCAGGCAAGCCGCCGGTGAACCCCGATGCGCAGAAACAAAAAGAGCAGATGGACAAGAGCTGGCGTGGCGCGCAGGGTCTCGCCGAGGACGTGCGCTACTACGGCAAATGGATGCGCGACGAAGCCGAGAAGCGCATCGGCCACCTCTACCCCAAGGTAGAGATCACGGCGGCAATGGCGAAGGAGCGGCCGGACCTGAAAAAGTACGTAGGCAAGAAGCTCACCGTGATCGCCTGGCTCTGGGCGCGCACGGTGAAGAGCCCGAACCCGGCTTTCGCGAACGTCGATGTGCCGCTTGCGTCTACCTTCATGCTCTCCACCAAGGCAGGGAAGGAGGCGTATGTCGAGCCGGTGATCGAGGGCGGCGGTTACCGCTTCACGGTGAAGGTGGGCAAGCCGAAGGACGCGGAGACTGCGAAGAACGGCACTAGAATTTCGCAAGGAAGCTTCCGATGTCTGATTTCGAGCGTCCCGATCAGGTACGAGTACATCGATGACGAGGCCAATGCTGGACGAATCGGGGAACGGTTGATGGCAATCGTCGCGGAAGGCGAGCGTGGCCGAATTTACGTGTCGCCGACGACAGAGATGGAAGTCATCGCACGCGCTGCTCGGCCGACTTGGAAGCCCGACGCACCAAGCCGTGGGACCTGGGCAAGCAACGCGCAGGGTCGCCGCTATGGTTTTAGGACGTTCGGCGACTACTTCACTCCCCGCCAACTTGTCGCGCTAACGACTTTCTCCGACCTAGCACAGAACGCACGAGAACTGGTGAAGCAGCACGCGCTGGCTACGGGATTGCCTGACGACGGCATAGCCTTGGCTTCCGGAGGGACCGGCGCCGCTGCCTACGCCGATGCCATCGCAACGTATTTGGGAATCACACTAGACAAGGCGGCTGACTATAACTCGACAATCTGTAGATGGATTTCCGCAGGGGAAACTCTTCGAAACACCTTCGGACGACAGGCACTCCCTATGACCTGGGACTACTGTGAAACCAACACGCTTGGATCGGCGACAGGAAGTATTGATAGCGGAATCGGCCAAGTCGCAAAGGCGCTCGAGGTGATTGTCCCGGGCTCGGACGGTGAGGCATCCCAATGTGACGCCCAAAGCGTTTCAGTTAGCAATCGAGTTGTCTCAACGGATCCGCCGTACTACGACAACATTGGTTACGCAGACTTGTCAGACTTTTTTTACGTCTGGTTACGCCGAGCTCTAAAGCCGGTCTTCCCTGAGCTTTTCACAACATTAGCTGTGCCCAAGGCGGAGGAACTGGTCGCCACGCCGTACCGGCACGCGAGTAAGGAAGAGGCGGAGGCCTTCTTTCTCGATGGCATGACACGCGCGATGCACCGCTTGGCAGAGCAGGCGCACTCGGCCTTTCCGGTCACTATCTACTACGCTTTCAAACAGACCGAAAGCGACGAGATAGATGGCACCGCCAGCACGGGCTGGGATACCTTTCTCGAAGCAGTGATCGACGCCGGTTTCGCTATCACCGGCACTTGGCCAATGCGGACCGAGCGCGGAGCTCGGTCCACCGGTACGAACACTCTTGCCTCCAGCATCGTCCTCGTATGCCGCCGACGAGCGATGAACGCGCCCACTGCCACGCGGCGAGAATTCGTCTCCGCGCTCAAGGTCGAGCTGCCAGTGGCGCTTGCCCACGTGCAGCGGAGCAACATCGCGCCGGTGGATCTCGCTCAAGCCGCCATCGGACCAGGCATGGCGGTCTACACCCGATATGCCCAGGTGCTCGACGCCGAGGGCAAGCGGCTCAAGGTGCGCGATGCGCTTGCACTCATCAATCAGACCCTCGACGAGGCGCTGGCCGAGCAGGAGGGCGACTTCGACGCCGACAGCCGCTGGGCGCTCGCGTGGTTCGAGCAGTCGGGCTTCGTCGAGGGCGAGTACGGCGTGGCAGAGACGCTCTCCAAGGCCAAGAACACCAGCGTCGCCGGAATGGAGAATGCGGGCATCCTGGCCTCGAGTCGCGGCAAGGTGCGCCTGCTGAAACCAAGCGAGCTGCCTGCCGACTGGGACCCGACGACGGACGCGCGCCTCACGGCGTGGGAGATGGTCCACCACCTAATCCGCTCGCTCGAAGCAGGCGGCGAGGGTGCCGCGGGAACGCTCGTCGGCAAGCTGGGCAGGAAGGCCGAGATCGCCCGAGAGCTGGCCTACCGGCTCTACACCTTGTGCGAGCGCAAGAAGCGAGCGGCGGAAGCGCTGGCCTATAACGGTCTAGTGCAAAGCTGGCCCGAGATCACCCGCCTGGCTCGCGAAGGCAGCAAGCCGAGAGAGTCGCAGGCCGAGCTGTTTGACGGAAATGAGGAATAA
- a CDS encoding HEPN domain-containing protein has product MPSEITLIDTLFREQKELAGFLQGQGQVSFSQNVEAFLSKTLLLSIASYFESRITNTITDYAARVSNADEALTSLVRIKAIERQYFTYFQWREGNRSVMPFFAMFGTLLRDSAKLELKEPELARAVAAFLQLGDIRNLLVHENFASYPLEMTSDEVYGLYVEALKFVSYIEAKLNPTPVVAALSEA; this is encoded by the coding sequence ATGCCATCGGAAATAACGCTTATTGACACTCTCTTTAGAGAGCAAAAAGAGCTCGCCGGCTTTCTGCAGGGACAGGGCCAGGTGTCGTTTTCACAGAACGTAGAGGCGTTCCTGAGCAAGACTCTCCTGCTTTCGATCGCGAGTTATTTTGAGAGTCGGATCACGAATACGATTACGGATTATGCGGCACGCGTGTCAAACGCCGACGAAGCACTCACTTCTCTAGTTCGGATCAAGGCTATAGAGCGGCAATATTTCACCTATTTCCAATGGCGTGAAGGTAACCGCAGTGTGATGCCGTTCTTCGCGATGTTTGGGACTTTACTAAGAGATTCCGCCAAACTTGAACTCAAGGAGCCGGAGCTAGCGCGAGCCGTTGCCGCATTTTTGCAACTTGGCGATATAAGGAATCTTTTGGTTCATGAAAACTTCGCTAGCTACCCGCTGGAGATGACTTCGGACGAAGTATATGGGCTATATGTTGAGGCTTTGAAATTCGTCTCTTACATAGAAGCCAAACTAAATCCGACGCCGGTCGTTGCGGCGCTGTCAGAGGCATGA
- a CDS encoding DUF262 domain-containing protein yields the protein MQTDEEIEAGGSDNWFEDETGDADDFQIKEYDITASPNDFNTSTMFSFIESGAVKIPGFQRNYVWDMKRASKLIESMIIGLPIPQIFLYEEGRNKFLVIDGQQRLMSIYYFIKQRFPRKEKRFELRRIFDEKATIPEEVLHDDVFFVKFNLQLTERLPNRPNRLNRLNYGTLGDMKTTFDLRTVRNIIIKQNAPDAEDDDSSSIYEIFNRLNTGGINLKPQEIRTSLYHSAFYEMLYRINLDQRWRDLLGVPEPDLHMKDIEILLRAFAMVIWGDQYKPSMTRFLNLTSKRTKSLSDEKVEYLEKLFYAFLDACAALPPKAFFGTQGSRVNVSFIDSVFAAQCSVAFANNSLDVPAIDPDKLQLLKADNGFVFAARFETASAVNVAKRLERSKAILLG from the coding sequence ATGCAGACTGACGAGGAAATCGAAGCCGGTGGCAGCGACAACTGGTTTGAGGATGAAACGGGCGACGCAGACGATTTTCAGATTAAGGAATACGACATAACGGCTTCGCCCAATGACTTCAACACCTCGACTATGTTCAGCTTCATTGAATCTGGCGCGGTCAAGATACCAGGATTCCAGCGTAACTATGTATGGGACATGAAGCGGGCCTCAAAGCTTATTGAGTCAATGATTATTGGTTTGCCGATCCCGCAGATTTTTCTTTATGAAGAGGGACGCAACAAATTTCTTGTGATCGATGGGCAGCAACGCTTGATGTCAATCTATTATTTCATCAAGCAGAGGTTTCCTCGAAAGGAAAAGCGCTTTGAGTTGCGTCGAATCTTCGATGAAAAAGCAACCATTCCTGAGGAGGTTTTGCACGATGATGTATTCTTCGTGAAGTTCAACCTTCAGCTCACAGAGCGACTTCCGAATCGTCCCAATCGACTCAATAGACTCAATTACGGAACGCTGGGTGACATGAAAACAACATTTGACCTTCGTACCGTCCGCAATATCATCATAAAGCAAAACGCCCCAGATGCGGAGGATGATGATTCATCTTCGATCTACGAGATATTCAACCGCCTAAACACAGGTGGGATCAATCTCAAACCTCAGGAGATACGAACCAGTCTATATCACTCCGCTTTCTATGAGATGCTCTACCGAATCAACTTAGACCAGCGCTGGCGCGATCTCTTAGGGGTTCCTGAGCCTGACCTTCATATGAAAGACATCGAAATTCTATTGCGTGCATTCGCGATGGTTATATGGGGCGACCAGTACAAACCATCAATGACTAGGTTCCTCAATCTTACCTCTAAGCGAACAAAGTCGCTCTCAGACGAAAAGGTTGAGTATCTCGAAAAGCTCTTCTATGCATTCCTGGATGCATGTGCTGCGTTACCCCCAAAAGCCTTCTTCGGCACCCAAGGCTCCAGAGTCAATGTTTCCTTCATAGACTCGGTATTCGCCGCACAATGTAGCGTAGCGTTTGCCAACAATTCACTCGACGTACCGGCGATTGACCCGGACAAATTGCAACTGCTCAAAGCCGATAACGGATTTGTTTTCGCAGCAAGATTTGAGACCGCGAGCGCAGTAAATGTGGCCAAACGACTTGAGAGATCGAAAGCCATCTTGCTCGGATGA